Proteins encoded together in one Kitasatospora albolonga window:
- a CDS encoding Na+/H+ antiporter subunit A, protein MIALIIGHFVLAACAGPLVHRLGRRAFLVLALPPAAATVWAFTQWSTAASGDAVTWTWQWIPTYDVSLDLRLDALAELMVLMAAGVGALVLIYCASYFRDDTPQLGRFAGNLLAFAGAMLALVLADDLITLYVFWELTTVFSYLLIGHGSEHRHSRRSALQALTVTTLGGLAMLVGFLIIGQAAGTYRISAIVADPPETTLAISVALVLILCGALSKSAIWPFSMWLPNAMAAPTPVSAYLHAAAMVKAGVYLVARLSPAFADVPVWKPVILVLGGATMLLGGWRALRLNDLKLVLAYGTVSQLGFLTLLAGTGNRNAALAAVAMILGHALFKAPLFLVTGIVDHSTGTRDLRKLSGVGRSLPYVAAVAVLAAASMAALPPLLGFAAKEAAFEALLHGSAADRWALAVVVLGSALTTAYTLRFVWGAFARKPGVPDTPVHRVGWAFLAPPALLAALGLVLGPGVGLTDRLFSAYADTYPAADDPYHLALWHGFGIALLLSALAWAGGVGLFLARSTVTKLSRRIAWPTADSVFGHLLLGQERLALQVTGFIQRGSLSVYLATTLLVMVGGQLAVLLTDAPWQGAPAPRVWDSPLQGGVAVLTCVAALLCLTVRRRMKAVVLSGVIGYGTALLFVVQGAPDLALTQFCVETVAMIVFVLVLRRMPVHFEETVSPWRRAIRIPVALVAAATVGVAVWVAAAARMAEPAGAAMVREVEEHGYKDVVATILVDLRAWDTLGESAVLAAAAIGVTSLIYLHRRSDGPAPQDELKGRTAWSLAAKHTIRLPQGDEVAPERSWLAAGSTLAPEHRSIVFEVVARLLFHPILILSVYLLFCAENMPGGGFVAGLVAGVALITRYLAGGRFELAQAAPLQPGLFTGLGLFISTGVALLGLVDGTVLHAFTYYGHLPVFGDFHMSTPVLFDFGVYLLVLGVVLDIVRALGAKIDRQIERAAGALTPSGAPAAGGDPR, encoded by the coding sequence GTGATCGCGCTCATCATCGGCCACTTCGTCCTGGCGGCCTGCGCGGGCCCGCTGGTGCACCGGCTCGGCCGCCGCGCCTTCCTCGTGCTCGCGCTGCCCCCGGCCGCCGCCACCGTCTGGGCGTTCACCCAGTGGAGCACCGCCGCCTCCGGTGACGCGGTCACCTGGACCTGGCAGTGGATTCCGACCTACGACGTCTCCCTCGACCTGCGCCTGGACGCGCTGGCCGAACTGATGGTCCTGATGGCCGCCGGGGTCGGCGCGCTCGTCCTGATCTACTGCGCCTCCTACTTCCGCGACGACACCCCGCAACTGGGGCGGTTCGCCGGGAACCTGCTCGCCTTCGCGGGCGCCATGCTCGCCCTGGTCCTCGCGGACGACCTGATCACGCTCTATGTGTTCTGGGAGCTGACCACGGTCTTCTCCTACCTGCTGATCGGCCACGGCAGCGAACACCGGCACAGCCGCCGCTCCGCGCTCCAGGCCCTGACGGTCACCACGCTCGGCGGCCTCGCGATGCTGGTCGGCTTCCTGATCATCGGTCAGGCCGCCGGGACGTACCGGATCTCCGCGATCGTCGCCGACCCGCCCGAGACGACCCTCGCCATCTCCGTCGCCCTCGTGCTGATCCTCTGCGGGGCGCTGTCGAAGTCCGCGATCTGGCCGTTCTCCATGTGGCTGCCGAACGCGATGGCCGCGCCCACCCCGGTCAGCGCCTACCTGCACGCCGCCGCGATGGTCAAGGCCGGTGTCTACCTGGTCGCCCGGCTCTCCCCGGCCTTCGCCGACGTCCCCGTGTGGAAGCCCGTCATCCTGGTGCTCGGCGGCGCGACCATGCTGCTCGGCGGCTGGCGGGCGCTGCGCCTCAACGACCTCAAGCTCGTCCTCGCCTACGGGACCGTCAGCCAGCTCGGCTTCCTCACCCTGCTCGCCGGTACCGGCAACCGGAACGCGGCCCTCGCCGCCGTGGCCATGATCCTCGGCCACGCCCTGTTCAAGGCGCCGCTCTTCCTCGTCACCGGCATCGTCGACCACTCCACCGGCACCCGCGACCTGCGGAAACTCTCCGGAGTGGGCCGCTCCCTGCCGTACGTCGCCGCCGTCGCCGTCCTCGCCGCCGCCTCCATGGCAGCCCTGCCGCCGCTCCTCGGCTTCGCCGCCAAGGAAGCAGCCTTCGAGGCGCTGCTGCACGGATCGGCCGCCGACCGCTGGGCGCTGGCCGTCGTCGTCCTGGGCTCGGCGCTGACGACCGCGTACACCCTGCGCTTCGTCTGGGGCGCCTTCGCCCGCAAGCCCGGCGTCCCCGACACCCCCGTGCACCGTGTGGGCTGGGCCTTCCTCGCCCCGCCCGCCCTGCTCGCCGCCCTCGGCCTGGTGCTCGGCCCCGGCGTCGGACTGACCGACCGGCTGTTCAGCGCCTACGCCGACACCTACCCGGCCGCCGACGACCCCTACCACCTCGCGCTCTGGCACGGGTTCGGCATCGCCCTGCTCCTGTCGGCGCTCGCCTGGGCGGGCGGTGTCGGCCTCTTCCTGGCCCGCTCCACCGTCACCAAGCTCTCCCGCCGGATCGCCTGGCCCACCGCGGACTCCGTCTTCGGCCATCTGCTGCTCGGCCAGGAACGGCTCGCCCTCCAGGTCACCGGCTTCATCCAGCGAGGTTCGCTCTCCGTCTACCTGGCCACCACCCTGCTGGTGATGGTCGGCGGACAGCTCGCCGTGCTCCTCACCGACGCCCCGTGGCAGGGCGCCCCCGCCCCCCGGGTCTGGGACTCCCCGCTCCAGGGCGGTGTGGCCGTGCTCACCTGCGTCGCCGCCCTGCTCTGCCTGACCGTACGGCGCCGGATGAAGGCCGTCGTCCTGAGCGGTGTGATCGGCTACGGGACGGCCCTGCTCTTCGTCGTCCAGGGCGCGCCGGACCTGGCGCTCACCCAGTTCTGCGTCGAGACCGTGGCGATGATCGTCTTCGTCCTGGTGCTGCGCCGGATGCCGGTCCACTTCGAGGAGACCGTCTCCCCGTGGCGGCGCGCGATCCGCATCCCGGTGGCCCTCGTCGCCGCCGCCACCGTCGGTGTCGCCGTCTGGGTGGCCGCCGCCGCCCGCATGGCGGAACCCGCGGGGGCCGCCATGGTCAGGGAGGTCGAGGAACACGGGTACAAGGACGTGGTCGCCACGATCCTCGTCGACCTGCGCGCCTGGGACACCCTCGGCGAGTCCGCCGTCCTGGCCGCCGCCGCCATCGGTGTGACCAGCCTCATCTACCTGCACCGCCGCAGCGACGGCCCGGCGCCGCAGGACGAGCTGAAGGGCCGCACCGCCTGGTCGCTCGCCGCCAAGCACACCATCCGCCTGCCGCAGGGCGACGAGGTGGCGCCCGAGCGCTCCTGGCTGGCCGCCGGTTCGACCCTCGCGCCCGAGCACCGCTCGATCGTCTTCGAAGTGGTCGCCCGGCTGCTCTTCCACCCGATCCTGATCCTCTCCGTCTACCTGCTCTTCTGCGCCGAGAACATGCCCGGCGGCGGCTTCGTCGCCGGACTCGTCGCCGGAGTCGCGCTCATCACCCGCTATCTGGCGGGCGGCCGGTTCGAACTGGCCCAGGCCGCGCCCCTGCAACCCGGTCTCTTCACCGGACTCGGCCTCTTCATCTCCACCGGGGTCGCGCTCCTCGGCCTGGTCGACGGAACCGTGCTGCACGCTTTCACCTACTACGGACACCTGCCGGTCTTCGGCGACTTCCACATGAGTACGCCCGTCCTCTTCGACTTCGGCGTGTACCTGCTGGTCCTCGGCGTCGTCCTGGACATCGTCCGGGCTCTCGGAGCCAAGATCGACCGGCAGATCGAACGGGCCGCGGGCGCCCTCACGCCATCGGGCGCCCCCGCGGCGGGAGGGGACCCCCGATGA
- a CDS encoding Na+/H+ antiporter subunit E has product MSRFLRFSYRNADLPPFSCKIGRRGRVLDLPLIAWLTLIWVLLWSTFNLANIITGVIVAAAVCLAFPLPPVDLGLRLHPWGIIRLAGYLLYDMYTSGVKVTRQIFTGLPHQAAVMGVPLRCRSDLMLAAVAVAVSNVPGGSVIEVRRATATVFVHVLDADRPEELEAARRQVWRLEELTVRAFGTPDEIARVAEPPPPPQLAAGRPAP; this is encoded by the coding sequence GTGAGCCGTTTCCTGCGGTTCTCGTACCGCAACGCCGACCTGCCGCCGTTCAGCTGCAAGATCGGCCGCCGCGGACGCGTACTGGACCTGCCGCTGATCGCCTGGCTCACCCTCATCTGGGTGCTGCTCTGGTCCACCTTCAACCTGGCCAACATCATCACGGGCGTGATCGTCGCGGCGGCCGTCTGCCTGGCCTTCCCGCTGCCCCCGGTCGACCTCGGGCTCCGGCTCCACCCCTGGGGCATCATCCGGCTGGCCGGATACCTGCTCTACGACATGTACACCTCGGGCGTGAAGGTCACCCGGCAGATCTTCACCGGGCTGCCGCACCAGGCCGCCGTCATGGGCGTACCGCTGCGCTGCCGGAGCGACCTGATGCTCGCCGCCGTCGCCGTGGCCGTCTCCAACGTGCCGGGCGGCTCCGTCATCGAGGTGCGCCGGGCCACCGCCACCGTCTTCGTGCACGTCCTGGACGCGGACCGGCCCGAGGAGCTCGAAGCCGCCCGCCGCCAGGTCTGGCGGCTGGAGGAACTGACCGTACGCGCCTTCGGCACCCCCGACGAGATCGCCCGCGTCGCCGAACCGCCCCCACCGCCGCAGCTCGCCGCCGGGAGGCCCGCACCGTGA
- a CDS encoding lipopolysaccharide biosynthesis protein translates to MTPVNRVPDDHDEPALLRDQFRQLLRYRALLALGVVIGLLGGGFLALSGEDTYTSTGEVLVRSAISDPFASGATADKGINIGSERQTAVSDTVGTLAAATLLKAGDDVTARDLLAGLQVTNPPNTLTLRFAYTGATPEQSRARAEALANAYLTHRKARTEDSIKNMSDGYRAQLDPLEEKRDLLEKQIGVGADNDVTSARANIIVSISELSRKISELKALDTTPGYLNKKPVAPTSPTGPGLPLLLGLGGVVGLALGLLLSWVRLVFDPAVRSTRELVRSLGAPLLGTLPRERAAATGVLAIGRSGSRLAEEYRAVAFRLAYDPSFAESRRLLVTAPRGDNAEAAAAAANLAAAFAEMGRDVLLVEADLRTPSLARALGSAAHEVRPPRWAAEEGDGSWPTGGRSNVDVPGSGAFALIPGTTVDNVPRALTSTPVGRIVAEADRPGSVVIVLAPPVLSYADAVALVDRVEGVMIVCDPREVHRSDLERIREIIGASGGSVLGALLHPGRRRLLRPERRTKSARRRGGSGGPTPAAEPDTPETTGDPTETLGLRSLTLPAARR, encoded by the coding sequence ATGACCCCGGTGAACCGCGTCCCGGACGACCACGACGAACCGGCGCTCCTGCGCGACCAGTTCCGCCAGCTCCTGCGCTACCGGGCGCTGCTGGCGCTCGGCGTCGTCATCGGCCTCCTCGGCGGCGGCTTCCTCGCGCTCAGCGGCGAGGACACCTACACCTCCACCGGTGAGGTGCTCGTCCGCTCCGCCATCTCCGATCCCTTCGCCAGCGGGGCCACCGCCGACAAGGGCATCAACATCGGCTCCGAGCGCCAGACCGCCGTCAGCGACACCGTCGGCACCCTCGCTGCCGCCACCCTCCTCAAGGCGGGCGACGACGTCACCGCCCGCGACCTCCTCGCCGGGCTCCAGGTCACCAACCCGCCCAACACCCTCACCCTCCGCTTCGCCTACACCGGCGCCACCCCCGAGCAGTCCCGGGCCCGCGCCGAAGCCTTGGCCAACGCCTATCTGACCCACCGCAAGGCGCGCACCGAGGACAGCATCAAGAACATGTCCGACGGCTACCGGGCCCAGCTCGACCCGCTGGAGGAGAAGCGCGACCTGCTGGAGAAGCAGATCGGCGTGGGCGCGGACAACGACGTCACCAGCGCCCGCGCCAACATCATCGTCTCCATCTCCGAGCTGAGCCGGAAGATCTCCGAGCTCAAGGCCCTGGACACCACCCCCGGCTACCTCAACAAGAAGCCCGTCGCCCCCACCTCGCCCACCGGCCCCGGCCTGCCCCTGCTGCTCGGCCTCGGCGGGGTCGTCGGCCTCGCGCTCGGCCTGCTGCTCTCCTGGGTGCGGCTCGTCTTCGACCCCGCCGTACGCTCCACCCGCGAGCTGGTCCGCTCCCTCGGCGCCCCGCTGCTCGGCACCCTGCCCCGCGAACGCGCCGCCGCCACGGGCGTGCTCGCCATCGGCCGCAGCGGCTCCCGGCTCGCCGAGGAGTACCGGGCGGTCGCCTTCCGGCTCGCCTACGACCCCTCGTTCGCCGAGAGCCGCCGCCTGCTGGTCACCGCCCCGCGCGGCGACAACGCCGAAGCGGCCGCCGCCGCGGCCAACCTGGCCGCCGCCTTCGCCGAGATGGGCCGGGACGTCCTCCTCGTCGAGGCCGATCTCCGTACGCCCTCCCTCGCCCGGGCCCTGGGCTCCGCCGCGCACGAGGTCCGCCCGCCGCGCTGGGCGGCGGAGGAGGGCGACGGCAGCTGGCCCACCGGAGGCCGCTCCAACGTCGACGTCCCCGGCTCCGGCGCCTTCGCCCTGATCCCCGGCACCACCGTCGACAACGTCCCGCGCGCCCTCACCTCCACCCCGGTCGGCCGCATCGTCGCCGAGGCCGACCGGCCCGGCAGCGTCGTCATCGTCCTCGCCCCGCCCGTCCTCTCCTACGCGGACGCGGTCGCCCTGGTCGACCGGGTGGAGGGCGTCATGATCGTCTGCGACCCGCGCGAGGTCCACCGCAGCGACCTGGAGCGCATCCGCGAGATCATCGGCGCCTCCGGCGGCTCCGTCCTCGGCGCCCTGCTCCACCCGGGCCGGCGGCGGCTGCTCCGGCCGGAGCGCCGGACGAAGTCCGCCCGCCGCCGGGGCGGGAGCGGCGGCCCCACCCCCGCCGCCGAGCCGGACACACCCGAGACCACCGGAGACCCCACCGAGACCCTCGGCCTGCGTTCCTTGACGCTTCCGGCGGCGCGGCGGTGA
- a CDS encoding Na+/H+ antiporter subunit G: MNAWLQILDTAGAVLVLLGAAICLLGVIGMLRLPDVLSRSHAATKPQTLGMILVLAGVALRLRTGMDLATLVLIGFFQMLTGPVASHLVARSAYRTGQVDHDELLFDELDEQLTDEKYPPPARRSDSKG; encoded by the coding sequence GTGAACGCCTGGCTCCAGATCCTCGACACGGCCGGAGCCGTGCTCGTCCTCCTCGGCGCGGCGATCTGCCTGCTCGGGGTGATTGGGATGCTGCGGCTGCCCGACGTGCTCTCCCGCAGCCACGCGGCGACCAAACCGCAGACCCTCGGCATGATCCTGGTGCTGGCCGGGGTCGCCCTGCGGCTGCGCACCGGCATGGACCTCGCCACCCTCGTGCTCATCGGGTTCTTCCAGATGCTCACCGGGCCGGTCGCCTCGCACCTGGTCGCCCGCTCGGCCTACCGCACCGGGCAGGTCGACCACGACGAGCTGCTCTTCGACGAGCTGGACGAGCAGCTCACCGACGAGAAGTACCCGCCGCCGGCCCGCCGTTCCGACTCCAAGGGCTGA
- a CDS encoding Na+/H+ antiporter subunit D: MNALVPLPVLLPLCATGISLTFGTRMQRFQRFISVAVLTAVLGLSITLMIAADRQGPLSVHLGDFAPPLGITLVADRLSGLMLTVSSAVTLCVLIYSLGQGMTDRDRETPLAVFHPAYLILVAGVSCTFLAGDLVNLFVSFEIMLVASFVLLTLGGTGPRMRAGSTYVIISLVSSMLFLIAIAMTYAALGTVNFAQLAEGLPKLSIGVQTLIQAMLITVFAIKAAVFPLAAWLPDSYPTAPAPVTAVFAGLLTKVGVYCMMRTETLLFPGNRIGDLLMAVALASMVIGILGAVAQTDLKRLLSFTLISHIGFMVFGIGLATRDAYGGAIVYVVHHITVQTTLFLVAGLIERRGGTTELTRLGGLAKAAPVLALLFFVPAMNLAGIPPLSGFIGKLGLMRAGVADGSTWAWVLVAGSVVTSLLTLYVVAKVWNLAFWRAAPPGQAETGTVLESGDDSDDDIDEGPDGLPGTGDERVAPAPATAGGPVAAKLREKAVTTTSRLPWPMTAATAATVVLALAFTVFAGPLAAYTDRSAVELLERTPYIEEVLGR; the protein is encoded by the coding sequence ATGAACGCGCTCGTCCCGCTGCCGGTGCTCCTGCCGCTCTGCGCCACGGGCATCAGCCTCACCTTCGGTACCCGGATGCAACGGTTCCAGCGCTTCATCAGCGTCGCCGTGCTCACCGCCGTACTGGGCCTGTCCATCACCCTGATGATCGCCGCCGACCGCCAGGGCCCGCTCTCCGTCCACCTCGGGGACTTCGCCCCGCCGCTCGGCATCACCCTGGTCGCCGACCGGCTCTCCGGGCTGATGCTCACGGTCTCCTCGGCGGTCACGCTCTGCGTGCTGATCTACTCCCTCGGCCAGGGCATGACCGACCGGGACCGGGAGACCCCGCTCGCCGTCTTCCACCCCGCCTATCTGATCCTGGTCGCCGGGGTCTCCTGCACCTTCCTCGCGGGCGACCTCGTCAACCTCTTCGTCAGCTTCGAGATCATGCTCGTGGCCAGCTTCGTGCTGCTCACCCTCGGCGGCACCGGACCCCGTATGCGCGCCGGTTCCACGTACGTGATCATCTCGCTGGTCTCCTCGATGCTCTTCCTCATCGCCATCGCGATGACGTACGCGGCCCTCGGCACCGTCAACTTCGCCCAGCTCGCCGAGGGGCTGCCCAAGCTGTCCATCGGTGTGCAGACCCTGATCCAGGCGATGCTGATCACCGTCTTCGCCATCAAGGCGGCGGTCTTCCCGCTCGCCGCCTGGCTCCCCGACTCCTACCCGACGGCGCCCGCGCCCGTCACCGCCGTCTTCGCCGGACTGCTCACCAAGGTCGGCGTCTACTGCATGATGCGGACCGAGACGCTGCTCTTCCCGGGTAACCGGATCGGCGACCTCCTGATGGCCGTCGCGCTGGCCTCGATGGTCATCGGCATCCTCGGCGCGGTCGCCCAGACCGACCTGAAGCGGCTGCTCTCCTTCACACTGATCAGCCATATCGGCTTCATGGTCTTCGGGATCGGCCTCGCCACCCGGGACGCGTACGGCGGCGCCATCGTCTACGTCGTCCACCACATCACCGTCCAGACCACGCTGTTCCTCGTCGCGGGGCTCATCGAGCGCCGGGGCGGCACCACGGAGCTGACCCGGCTCGGCGGGCTGGCCAAGGCCGCGCCGGTGCTCGCGCTCCTGTTCTTCGTCCCCGCCATGAACCTTGCGGGCATCCCCCCGCTCTCCGGGTTCATCGGCAAGCTCGGGCTGATGCGCGCGGGCGTCGCCGACGGCTCCACCTGGGCCTGGGTCCTGGTCGCCGGTTCGGTGGTCACCAGCCTGCTGACGCTGTATGTCGTCGCCAAGGTGTGGAACCTCGCGTTCTGGCGGGCGGCCCCGCCCGGACAGGCCGAGACGGGCACGGTCCTGGAGTCCGGCGACGACAGCGACGACGACATCGACGAGGGCCCCGACGGACTCCCCGGCACCGGTGACGAGCGCGTCGCGCCCGCCCCGGCCACGGCCGGCGGCCCGGTCGCGGCGAAGCTGCGGGAGAAGGCCGTCACCACCACCAGCCGACTGCCCTGGCCCATGACCGCGGCCACCGCGGCGACCGTCGTGCTGGCCCTGGCCTTCACCGTCTTCGCCGGACCGCTCGCCGCCTACACCGACCGCTCGGCCGTCGAACTGCTGGAGCGCACGCCCTACATCGAGGAGGTGCTGGGCCGGTGA
- a CDS encoding Na(+)/H(+) antiporter subunit C — MTVSASLLATAVVLCAVGGVLMLTRPLTRILLGAVILSNGVNLLILASTGAAGAAPLLYGVDLDLVTDPLPQAIALTAIVITLGTTAFLLSMAYRSHQITGTDEVHDDLEDRRIVLRAEVLGERAQLREAFRSGAEPTADERERYREERRRLRDRLRADRARQARGRDASGDLWNDVIGADPEDYERDGDAKADDRYPRDERGAAG, encoded by the coding sequence ATGACCGTCAGCGCCTCACTCCTCGCCACCGCCGTGGTGCTCTGCGCCGTGGGCGGCGTCCTGATGCTCACCCGGCCGCTGACCCGCATCCTGCTGGGCGCCGTCATCCTGAGCAACGGGGTCAACCTGCTGATCCTCGCCTCGACCGGCGCGGCCGGTGCCGCCCCCCTCCTCTACGGGGTGGACCTGGACCTGGTCACCGACCCGCTGCCGCAGGCCATCGCGCTGACCGCCATCGTGATCACCCTCGGCACCACCGCGTTCCTGCTCTCCATGGCCTACCGCAGCCACCAGATCACCGGCACCGACGAGGTGCACGACGACCTGGAGGACCGGCGCATCGTGCTCCGCGCCGAAGTGCTCGGCGAGCGCGCCCAGCTGCGCGAGGCGTTCCGCTCGGGCGCCGAACCCACCGCCGACGAGCGCGAACGCTACCGGGAGGAGCGCCGCAGACTCCGCGACCGGCTCCGCGCCGACCGGGCCCGCCAGGCCCGGGGCCGCGACGCCTCCGGTGACCTCTGGAACGACGTCATCGGCGCCGACCCCGAGGACTACGAACGCGACGGCGACGCCAAGGCGGACGACCGTTACCCCCGAGACGAAAGAGGAGCCGCCGGATGA
- a CDS encoding cytidyltransferase, with translation MVQHRVGYAPGVYDLFHVGHLNILRHARSQCDYLVAGVVSDEMAALAKGHTPVIPLRERLEIVRSVRFVDAAFVETVPDKVETWQQVRFDVIFKGDDWRGTDKGKKLERDFAEVGVEVVYFPYTVHTSSTQLRRALDVLVSRDGALSAP, from the coding sequence ATGGTGCAGCACAGGGTGGGGTACGCACCCGGGGTGTACGACCTGTTCCACGTGGGCCACCTCAACATTCTGCGGCACGCCCGCAGTCAGTGCGACTACCTGGTCGCGGGGGTCGTCTCGGACGAGATGGCCGCCCTCGCCAAGGGCCACACGCCCGTCATCCCGTTGCGCGAGCGGCTGGAGATCGTGCGCAGCGTCCGGTTCGTGGACGCCGCGTTCGTGGAGACCGTGCCGGACAAGGTGGAGACCTGGCAGCAGGTCCGGTTCGACGTCATCTTCAAGGGCGACGACTGGCGGGGCACGGACAAGGGGAAGAAGCTGGAGCGCGACTTCGCCGAGGTCGGCGTGGAGGTCGTCTACTTCCCGTACACCGTGCACACGTCCAGCACCCAGCTGCGCCGGGCGCTGGACGTGCTCGTCAGCCGGGACGGAGCGCTCTCAGCTCCCTGA
- a CDS encoding CDP-alcohol phosphatidyltransferase codes for MGSTGTVLRELRGAQKSAKGVSLYSRYVNRPAGRVLAAGAYRAGLTPNQVTLISALFTYSALAAVALVEPSWTLALAVYAALALGFAFDSADGQLARLTGRGGPDGEWLDHVVDCGKLLLVHTAVLISFHRFGELPSDGWLLLPLGFQFAAVVTFCAGLLREHLGKAAAAAGQPTGAPAAPVSRVRAIALLPADYGVFCLVFLLLGAPGAFRAGYAVLAVVHALFLAAFLTKWFRELRALRPG; via the coding sequence ATGGGAAGCACGGGCACGGTGCTGCGCGAACTGCGCGGCGCACAGAAGAGCGCCAAGGGTGTCTCGCTCTACTCGCGGTACGTGAACCGCCCCGCCGGGCGGGTGCTCGCGGCGGGCGCCTACCGGGCCGGGCTGACGCCCAATCAGGTCACCCTGATCAGCGCCCTGTTCACCTACTCCGCCCTCGCCGCGGTGGCGCTCGTCGAACCGTCCTGGACGCTGGCCCTCGCGGTCTACGCGGCCCTGGCCCTCGGCTTCGCCTTCGACTCCGCCGACGGCCAGCTCGCCCGGCTCACCGGCCGGGGCGGACCCGACGGGGAGTGGCTGGACCACGTCGTGGACTGCGGCAAGCTGCTGCTCGTCCACACCGCCGTACTGATCTCCTTCCACCGCTTCGGCGAACTGCCCTCGGACGGCTGGCTGCTGCTCCCGCTGGGCTTCCAGTTCGCCGCCGTGGTCACCTTCTGCGCGGGGCTGCTGCGCGAACACCTCGGCAAGGCAGCGGCCGCCGCCGGACAGCCGACGGGGGCTCCCGCCGCACCCGTCTCCCGGGTACGGGCCATCGCCCTGCTGCCCGCCGACTACGGGGTCTTCTGCCTGGTGTTCCTGCTGCTCGGCGCACCCGGTGCCTTCCGGGCCGGGTACGCCGTGCTCGCGGTCGTCCACGCGCTCTTCCTGGCCGCGTTCCTCACCAAGTGGTTCAGGGAGCTGAGAGCGCTCCGTCCCGGCTGA
- a CDS encoding glycosyltransferase WbuB translates to MSDVERHRPLQNRRLLVVSTNYAPEVTGIGPYATQLAEHWAASGARVRALTGMPHYPSWRLDEAYQQVWRTVEIRGGVGVHRRRHYVPPRQTALRRAAFEASVLATGLFAPPPGRPDAVVSQMPSLAGGVIAARLARRHRVPHIPVVQDLMGSAAAQSGIRGGGRAASVAAAAERYALSGAALVGVIHESFVPGVTALGVDPGRIRLVPNWTHVHGPTADRAATRARLGWPPGTPVLLHSGNMGLKQGLDVLVDTARLAPDVKVVLMGDGNQRDALRARAEGLPNVDFLEPAGAGEFTDVLAAADVLAVTQRASVLDMSVPSKLTSYFVSGRPVVASVADEGGTADEVRRSGAGVLVAPEDPAALLETVRKLAADPAAADALGAEGPRYVARHLSREAGLARFDALLAEVLADGRGGSAR, encoded by the coding sequence ATGTCCGATGTCGAACGGCACAGGCCGTTGCAGAACCGCCGCCTTCTGGTGGTGTCGACGAACTACGCGCCGGAGGTCACGGGCATCGGCCCGTACGCCACTCAACTCGCCGAGCACTGGGCCGCGTCCGGTGCCCGGGTCCGGGCGCTCACCGGGATGCCGCACTACCCGTCCTGGCGGCTGGACGAGGCGTACCAGCAGGTGTGGCGGACCGTGGAGATACGCGGCGGCGTCGGCGTCCACCGCCGCCGCCACTATGTGCCGCCCCGTCAGACGGCCCTGCGCAGAGCCGCGTTCGAGGCGAGCGTCCTCGCCACCGGGCTCTTCGCGCCACCGCCGGGGAGACCGGACGCCGTGGTCTCCCAGATGCCCAGCCTGGCCGGCGGTGTCATCGCGGCCCGCCTCGCCCGCCGCCACCGCGTTCCCCACATACCCGTCGTCCAGGACCTGATGGGCTCCGCCGCCGCGCAGAGCGGCATCCGGGGCGGCGGCAGGGCTGCATCCGTGGCGGCGGCGGCCGAGCGGTACGCGCTGAGCGGCGCGGCCCTCGTCGGCGTCATCCACGAGAGCTTCGTCCCCGGCGTCACCGCCCTCGGTGTCGACCCCGGCCGCATCCGCCTCGTCCCCAACTGGACCCATGTGCACGGGCCCACCGCCGACCGGGCCGCCACCCGGGCCCGGCTCGGCTGGCCCCCCGGCACCCCCGTCCTGCTGCACTCCGGCAACATGGGCCTCAAGCAGGGGCTCGACGTCCTGGTGGACACCGCCCGGCTCGCCCCGGACGTCAAGGTCGTCCTCATGGGCGACGGCAACCAGCGCGACGCCCTGCGCGCCCGCGCCGAGGGGCTGCCCAACGTGGACTTCCTGGAGCCCGCGGGCGCCGGGGAGTTCACCGACGTCCTCGCCGCCGCCGATGTCCTCGCGGTCACCCAGCGGGCCTCCGTCCTCGACATGAGCGTCCCCTCCAAGCTCACCTCGTACTTCGTCTCCGGCCGCCCGGTCGTCGCCTCCGTCGCCGACGAGGGCGGCACCGCCGACGAGGTCCGCCGCTCCGGGGCCGGGGTGCTCGTCGCCCCCGAGGACCCGGCCGCCCTGCTGGAGACCGTACGGAAGCTGGCCGCCGACCCCGCCGCCGCCGACGCCCTCGGGGCCGAGGGGCCGCGCTACGTCGCACGCCACCTGAGCCGGGAGGCGGGCCTCGCCCGCTTCGACGCCCTGCTCGCCGAGGTCCTGGCGGACGGACGGGGGGGCTCGGCCCGATGA